In Deltaproteobacteria bacterium GWA2_45_12, the following proteins share a genomic window:
- a CDS encoding signal recognition particle-docking protein FtsY → MFEKLRQVFSFQKKEVKDLLLELEEKLIEADVGWMTAEALLNRVKAEAPSTSEQVSIILKNTILEWLQPKEPWGFKPLKPHTILFVGVNGTGKTTSVGKLAALWRKEGKQVMVVGADTFRAAAVDQARIWAERAGVEFYSGASQSDPASVVFDGIQKAKNSGTDVVLIDTAGRLHTQISLMDELKKMVRVAEKALGRPTDDVFLVLDASLGQNSLAQALQFMAHLPLTGLVLTKLDGTSKGGVVLSAVRETGLPLRFIGLGESKDSMQIFNPARFVQKLVE, encoded by the coding sequence ATGTTTGAAAAACTCCGCCAGGTTTTTTCGTTCCAAAAAAAGGAGGTCAAAGACCTTCTCTTGGAATTGGAAGAAAAGCTTATCGAAGCCGATGTCGGTTGGATGACTGCCGAGGCTCTTTTAAATCGTGTCAAAGCCGAGGCCCCATCCACTTCGGAACAAGTTTCCATCATTCTTAAAAACACCATTCTTGAATGGCTTCAACCCAAGGAACCCTGGGGCTTCAAACCCTTAAAACCCCATACCATTCTTTTTGTCGGGGTGAATGGCACCGGCAAGACAACTTCGGTGGGCAAACTTGCGGCCCTTTGGCGGAAGGAAGGGAAACAAGTGATGGTGGTGGGGGCGGATACTTTTCGTGCTGCAGCGGTTGATCAGGCCCGTATTTGGGCCGAGCGTGCAGGTGTGGAATTTTATTCGGGGGCTTCCCAGTCTGATCCAGCCAGTGTGGTTTTTGATGGAATCCAAAAGGCCAAAAACAGCGGCACGGATGTCGTTTTGATTGATACTGCAGGTCGTTTGCATACGCAAATTTCGCTGATGGATGAATTAAAAAAAATGGTTCGTGTGGCCGAAAAGGCGCTGGGGCGCCCCACGGATGATGTTTTTTTGGTCTTGGATGCCAGTCTTGGACAAAATAGTTTAGCCCAGGCCCTGCAGTTTATGGCCCATCTGCCCTTAACAGGCCTTGTTCTGACCAAACTTGATGGCACTTCAAAGGGAGGCGTTGTGTTATCGGCCGTGCGTGAAACGGGGCTTCCTTTAAGGTTTATTGGGTTGGGGGAATCCAAGGATTCCATGCAGATTTTTAACCCAGCCCGTTTTGTTCAGAAATTAGTTGAGTAA
- a CDS encoding P-type DNA transfer ATPase VirB11 — MSNVAIHTFLRPLAPFLNEKGVTEISINRPEEVWVEKDGEMKCYIVPALHFHHLHTLADLVAEYSDQEISEETPILSATLPGDYRVQIVLPPAVEMDCIAISIRKQALLDLTWDDYRKMKAFDLVNKRSSWEEEAEGQLLTLFRKGRYEEFLQLALLVKKNILISAGTSTGKTTFLNMCLKSIPQRERILTIEDAREVKVFHQNRVHLLASRGGQGLSNVTTQQLLEASLRLRPDRIIVGELRGAEAFTYLRAINSGHPGSLTTIHADTPELAFDQLALMVMQANLGMTRPQILEYIRSIIPIVIQWKRGEKGYRYISDIYYREAIQQ, encoded by the coding sequence ATGAGCAATGTGGCTATTCATACGTTTTTAAGACCTTTGGCTCCTTTTCTTAATGAAAAAGGAGTGACTGAAATATCCATCAATCGCCCCGAAGAAGTCTGGGTCGAAAAAGATGGAGAAATGAAGTGCTACATCGTACCGGCACTTCATTTTCATCATCTTCACACCTTAGCGGATTTGGTAGCCGAATATTCTGACCAAGAAATCTCTGAGGAAACACCCATTCTTTCAGCCACATTGCCCGGCGATTACCGTGTGCAAATAGTTCTTCCTCCTGCGGTGGAGATGGACTGCATTGCCATTTCTATCCGTAAGCAGGCTCTTTTAGATTTGACGTGGGACGATTATCGAAAAATGAAGGCTTTTGATTTGGTGAATAAGAGGAGTTCTTGGGAAGAGGAAGCCGAAGGGCAATTACTGACGCTGTTCAGAAAAGGACGTTATGAGGAATTTCTCCAACTAGCCCTCCTTGTTAAAAAGAACATCCTGATTTCAGCAGGGACCTCTACAGGGAAAACGACTTTTCTCAACATGTGCCTCAAATCTATTCCGCAACGAGAGAGGATTTTGACCATCGAGGATGCGCGTGAAGTGAAAGTGTTTCATCAAAACCGTGTCCACCTCCTTGCCTCCCGTGGAGGCCAAGGATTGTCCAATGTGACGACCCAGCAGCTTTTAGAGGCCTCACTAAGGCTGCGGCCGGATCGCATCATTGTAGGAGAATTACGAGGCGCAGAAGCTTTCACTTACTTGAGAGCGATTAACTCTGGGCATCCGGGCTCCTTGACCACGATTCATGCGGACACGCCGGAACTGGCCTTTGACCAACTGGCTCTCATGGTTATGCAGGCCAACCTGGGCATGACGCGACCTCAAATTCTTGAGTACATCCGAAGCATCATTCCCATCGTCATTCAATGGAAGCGCGGAGAAAAGGGGTATCGGTATATTTCAGATATTTATTACCGAGAGGCCATTCAGCAATGA
- a CDS encoding ATP phosphoribosyltransferase, with protein sequence MEKQLKLGLPKGSLEESTVRLFKKAGFGITISSRSYFPSIDDPELSGLLIRAQEMARYVRDGILDAGLTGRDWVMEQGGGVVEVSELRYAKAGLRPVRWVLAVPNDSKIKTVKDLQGKRIATELVNYTKQFLRQHKVKASVEFSWGATEVKPPLLADAIVELTETGSSLRANNLRIVDTLLESQTLFIANKKAWADPWKRKKIESLVLLLKGAIAAEEKVGLKMNVPEKSLKKVLECLPALHTPTLSSLAGSNWHSVEVIVDEKIVRDIIPQLKVAGATGIVEYPLNKVIE encoded by the coding sequence ATGGAAAAACAACTCAAACTTGGTTTACCCAAGGGAAGTCTGGAAGAATCGACGGTTCGCCTTTTTAAGAAAGCGGGGTTTGGCATTACGATCTCATCACGCTCCTATTTCCCTTCCATTGATGACCCTGAACTTTCCGGACTTCTTATCCGTGCCCAGGAAATGGCCCGCTATGTGCGGGACGGCATTCTGGACGCAGGGCTTACAGGCCGTGACTGGGTCATGGAGCAGGGGGGTGGGGTTGTTGAAGTCAGTGAATTGCGTTACGCCAAGGCGGGTCTTCGACCTGTACGCTGGGTTTTGGCTGTTCCCAACGATTCCAAAATAAAAACGGTCAAAGACCTTCAGGGGAAACGTATTGCCACTGAATTGGTTAATTACACCAAACAATTTTTAAGACAGCACAAGGTAAAAGCCTCTGTTGAATTTTCCTGGGGAGCCACTGAAGTAAAACCTCCCTTGCTTGCCGATGCCATTGTCGAATTAACCGAAACGGGTTCCTCCCTTCGGGCCAATAATTTGAGGATTGTGGATACCCTGCTTGAATCCCAAACCCTTTTTATTGCCAACAAAAAAGCCTGGGCCGACCCCTGGAAACGCAAAAAAATTGAAAGTCTGGTTCTGCTTCTAAAAGGGGCGATTGCCGCCGAGGAAAAAGTGGGTTTGAAAATGAATGTTCCTGAAAAAAGCCTGAAAAAAGTTCTTGAGTGCTTGCCGGCTCTTCATACCCCCACTCTAAGTTCCCTGGCGGGTTCCAACTGGCATAGTGTTGAGGTGATTGTGGATGAAAAAATAGTCCGTGATATCATTCCCCAACTCAAAGTCGCCGGTGCCACGGGCATTGTGGAATATCCGTTAAACAAGGTGATTGAATAG